The following coding sequences lie in one Rutidosis leptorrhynchoides isolate AG116_Rl617_1_P2 chromosome 4, CSIRO_AGI_Rlap_v1, whole genome shotgun sequence genomic window:
- the LOC139840297 gene encoding zinc finger CCCH domain-containing protein 14-like, whose amino-acid sequence MKRAWPNSKPNGAYKKSKSESENLPSGIRGKTKPCMKYFSIEGCPFGEKCHFLHYFPGGYNAVAQMMNLPLISTAQATTQNGPQAVLKSKMCNKYNTPEGCKFGDQCSFAHGDRELGKPIAPSHDDPRTLPPVSGRPTPSVVTTFGASATAKISVDASLTGAIIGKGGVNSKQVCRQTGVKLAIRDHESDTNIKNIELEGTFDQIKEASTLVRELILNVSAGASSRHGSAGPPRTSGGAPSNPTRSNMKTKMCENFTKGSCTFGERCHFAHGDAELRKPGV is encoded by the exons ATGAAGAGAGCATGGCCTAATTCTAAACCCAATGGCGCTTACAAAAAATCCAAATCAG AATCGGAGAATTTACCAAGTGGTATAAGAGGCAAAACCAAGCCTTGCATGAAGTATTTCAG CATTGAAGGCTGTCCATTTGGAGAAAAATGTCACTTCCTCCATTACTTCCCCGGTGGCTATAATGCCGTTGCCCAAATGATGAATCTTCCGCTAATTTCAACCGCTCAAGCCACCACACAAAACGGGCCCCAGGCAGTTTTAAAATCCAAGATGTGCAACAAATACAACACCCCTGAAGGCTGTAAGTTTGGTGACCAATGTAGCTTTGCTCATGGAGACCGGGAACTCGGTAAACCTATCGCTCCATCGCACGATGACCCGCGGACCCTACCACCCGTCTCGGGCCGCCCCACACCAAGTGTAGTTACCACCTTTGGTGCCTCAGCCACCGCCAAAATCAGCGTTGACGCTTCTCTCACCGGTGCCATTATCGGTAAAGGCGGTGTAAATTCCAAACAAGTTTGTAGACAAACAGGAGTCAAACTTGCAATTCGGGATCACGAGAGTGACACAAATATTAAAAACATCGAACTTGAAGGGACATTTGATCAAATTAAGGAAGCAAGTACCTTGGTTAGAGAGCTAATATTAAATGTGAGTGCGGGTGCAAGTTCAAGACATGGTTCAGCGGGTCCACCTAGAACTTCTGGTGGGGCCCCTTCGAACCCTACCAGAAGCAACATGAAGACAAAGATGTGTGAAAATTTCACCAAGGGATCTTGCACCTTTGGTGAAAGGTGCCATTTTGCGCATGGTGATGCTGAGTTGCGAAAACCAGGTGTGTAA
- the LOC139841164 gene encoding uncharacterized protein, translating to MGRLQVRVELDKRDIDLNSLRCPIYDDDIETVEHILIKCSLAKDLWNRVYRWWNLGQVMDCNIGERFKGIQTAGVANTPSKLWQAIELICGYLIWQNRNNTIFRKKKGNGPVLLNELQIKSFEWISSRSKKLKLDWNQWLLNPSSFDDHG from the coding sequence ATGGGTAGATTACAGGTGAGAGTCGAACTGGATAAGCGGGATATCGACCTTAATTCGTTAAGATGTCCGATttatgatgatgatattgaaacTGTCGAGCACATACTAATTAAGTGCTCACTTGCAAAAGACCTATGGAATCGTGTGTATCGTTGGTGGAATCTAGGTCAAGTGATGGATTGTAACATTGGTGAAAGGTTCAAAGGAATTCAAACCGCCGGCGTAGCAAACACACCATCAAAACTATGGCAAGCAATCGAGTTGATATGTGGTTACTTGATTTGGCAAAATAGAAATAACACAATTTTTCGGAAGAAGAAAGGAAATGGTCCGGTGCTACTTAATGAGCTACAAATAAAATCATTTGAATGGATATCGAGTCGGTCGAAGAAGCTAAAGTTAGATTGGAATCAATGGCTTCTTAATCCTTCATCGTTTGACGATCACGGCTGA